The proteins below are encoded in one region of Penaeus chinensis breed Huanghai No. 1 chromosome 25, ASM1920278v2, whole genome shotgun sequence:
- the LOC125038622 gene encoding pupal cuticle protein 20-like, producing MGVATAGQEAGVCVLATVVAMAAAQGYGGGGGGGGGGGGGGGRFIPIVKDDRTQNAYGENTFEFEAANGIVRYESGKEDNGHVQEGGWRYQAPEGIPVEITFVANQGGYQPQGALLPVAPPLPYQRTQSFGGAAGGGGGGGYA from the exons ATGGGCGTGGCAACGGCAGGCCAAGAAGCAggtgtatgt GTGCTGGCTACCGTGGTGGCCATGGCGGCAGCGCAGGGTtacggcggtggcggcggcggcggcggcggtggcggtggcggcggggGGCGGTTCATCCCCATCGTGAAGGACGACCGCACGCAGAACGCCTACGGCGAGAACACCTTCGAGTTCGAGGCCGCCAACGGCATCGTCCGCTACGAGTCCGGAAAAGAAGACAACGGACACGTGCAGGAGGGAGGCTGGAG GTACCAGGCGCCGGAGGGCATCCCTGTGGAGATCACCTTCGTGGCCAACCAGGGGGGGTACCAGCCCCAGGGGGCCCTACTCCCCGTGGCCCCGCCTCTTCCCTACCAGAGGACGCAGTCCTtcggaggagcagcaggaggcggaggaggaggaggatatgcgtGA